A region of Alosa alosa isolate M-15738 ecotype Scorff River chromosome 17, AALO_Geno_1.1, whole genome shotgun sequence DNA encodes the following proteins:
- the cep83 gene encoding centrosomal protein of 83 kDa — protein MNPLALAQSMPPLVLPSLDMGSSKQPTGLLGASLGLGSSDMELQKMLIDERMRCEHHKTNYQTLKAEHTRLQDEYTRAQTELKRLLTDKQTSQEKLQLLMTELRGELLDKTRQMEELRLQIMTPQRQELLRAQIQQELEVPMRERFNKLEEEAEKYRSEYNKLRYELTYLKSELHQQREEHTRVLEERKMRYDAEVSRLEQDKEQLAAQLQSGDPARDGRRVEALLREKAQLHQRLKGLESEVAQLRAERDSSGSQAENVQRIQMRQLAESQASVKALEAEKQSVRMQLERVENELQLSQEQNSQLTTRLHKAEREVNMLTSQVEGMKHSHKLEVTNVKLECVRAKGELERERDTLQSQVDGLQSDLEVLRMAVERNKELLAEKEREMVRRVQVAREEELHKMAAVQEEKLEMDNRLAELEQQRALHEAAANSQRDEWEERIRSSQLGEESARKEAHSLRMKVQQLGVQVEELERQQSENLELRQRNQELNTQLGALSQSESELLDTNQRLRESLERVREELRNTRGQMDKTQQEAERLVEERRVEWLEEKHKLQEQEAELQEKHNQAKDRLQRAALAQKKRKAMSEAKEKKLLDKIQLLEAKVEELEIEVSTAKKRSYSDEHAQMHRRLKELQRRHSEFRRLLLGHQFSSTPVPPSVLLPGSETLLPNLQDEQHQRELSVLRRRLEELECSQQQQLEELGPLLDRDRDRERDFSLRDGGISPRDFHRGIPLHSSLSSRDALPDL, from the exons atGAACCCCTTGGCGCTGGCACAGTCCATGCCTCCCCTTGTGCTCCCTAGCCTGGATATGGGGAGCAGCAAGCAGCCCACCGGTCTGCTCGGGGCGTCTCTGGGCCTGGGCTCTTCCGACATGGAGCTGCAAAAGATGCTGATCGACGAGAGGATGCGCTGCGAACACCACAAGACCAACTACCAGACCCTCAAAGCTGAGCACACCAG GCTGCAGGATGAGTACACGCGCGCCCAGACTGAGCTGAAGCGGCTGCTGACGGACAAGCAGACCTCGCAGGAGAAGCTGCAGCTGCTGATGACTGAGCTGCGGGGAGAACTGCTGGACAAAACCAGACAGATGGAGGAGCTGCGGCTACAG ATCATGACTCCCCAGAGGCAGGAGCTGCTGAGGGCTCAGATTCAGCAGGAGCTGGAGGTGCCCATGAGGGAGCGCTTTAACAAACTGGAGGAG gagGCAGAGAAGTATCGTTCAGAGTATAATAAGCTCAGATATGAGCTCACCTACCTCAAGTCCGAGCTTCACCAGCAGAGGGAGGAGCATACTCGGGTcctggaagagagaaagatgcgATATGacgctgag GTGTCTCGTCTGGAGCAGGATAAGGAGCAGCTGGCGGCCCAGCTGCAGAGTGGCGACCCGGCGCGGGACGGCCGGCGTGTGGAGGCCCTGCTGCGCGAGAAGGCCCAGCTGCACCAGCGGCTCAAGGGCCTAGAGAGCGAGGTGGCTCAGCTCCGTGCTGAGAGGGACAGCTCCGGCTCCCAGGCCGAAAACGTGCAGCGCATCCAGATGCGCCAGCTAGCCGAGTCCCAGGCTTCGGTCAAGGCCTTGGAG GCGGAGAAGCAGTCGGTGCGGATGCAgctggagagggtggagaaCGAGCTGCAGCTCAGCCAGGAGCAGAACTCACAGCTCACCACCCGGTTGCACAAGGCTGAGAGAGAGGTCAACATGCTTACCAGCCAG GTGGAGGGAATGAAGCACAGTCACAAGCTTGAGGTGACCAACGTGAAGCTGGAGTGTGTGAGAGCCAAAGgagaactggagagagagagggacacactaCAGAGCCAAGTGGATG GCTTGCAGTCTGATCTGGAGGTGTTGCGGATGGCGGTGGAGAGGAACAAGGAGCTGCTGgcggagaaggagagggagatggtgcGTCGGGTCCAGGTAGCCCGCGAGGAGGAACTCCACAAAATGGCCGCCGTGCAAGAAGAGAA GCTTGAGATGGACAACCGCTTGGCGGAGCTGGAACAGCAGAGGGCGCTACATGAGGCAGCAGCCAACTCACAGAGAGACGAGTGGGAGGAGCGTATCCGTAGCAGCCAGCTGGGGGAGGAGTCTGCGCGCAAGGAAGCACACAGTCTCAG gatgAAAGTGCAACAACTTGGTGTTCAGGTGGAGGAGCTTGAAAGACAGCAGTCAGAGAACTTAGAGCTGAGACAG AGGAACCAGGAGCTGAACACCCAGCTGGGTGCGCTGTCCCAGTCGGAGAGCGAGCTTCTGGACACCAACCAGCGTCTGAGGGAAAGCCTGGAGCGCGTGAGAGAGGAGCTGAGGAACACCCGTGGCCAGATGGACAAGACCCAACAGGAGGCCGAGAG GCTGGTGGAGGAGAGGCGTGTGGAGTGGCTGGAGGAGAAGCACAAGCTGCAGGAGCAGGAGGCTGAGCTCCAGGAGAAGCATAACCAGGCCAAGGATCGCCTGCAGAGGGCAGCACTGGCCCAGAAGAAG AGGAAAGCCATGTCGGAGGCCAAGGAGAAGAAACTGCTGGATAAGATCCAGCTCTTGGAGGCCAAAGTGGAGGAGCTGGAGATTGAAGTTAGCACAGCCAAAAA gagatCCTACTCAGACGAGCATGCTCAGATGCACCGGCGACTGAAGGAGCTGCAGCGGCGCCACAGCGAGTTCCGCAGGCTGCTGCTGGGACATCAGTTCTCCTCCACCCCTGTGCCCCCCTCAGTACTGCTCCCAGGGTCTGAGACGCTCCTTCCCAACCTACAG gacgaGCAGCATCAGAGGGAGCTGTCAGTGCTGCGGCGCCGCCTGGAGGAACTGGAGTgcagtcagcagcagcagctggaggAGCTGGGCCCCCTTCTGGACCGAGACCGGGACCGAGAGCGCGACTTCAGCCTCAGGGACGGGGGCATCAGCCCGCGGGACTTCCACCGGGGCATCCCACTGCACAGCAGCCTCAGCTCACGCGATGCCCTGCCCGACCTTTGA